In Cyanobacteriota bacterium, the following are encoded in one genomic region:
- a CDS encoding adenylate/guanylate cyclase domain-containing protein: LLNILPAPIVEELKHRQTEHNTNHMVLAQRFDEVTILFADIVNFTQWASQVSPIELVNVLNAIFSRFDQLADQHGLEKIKTIGDAYMVVGGLPTPRPDHAVAVANMALDMLQVIREFHQDKCEPFCLRIGINTGTAVAGVIGIRKFTYDLWGDAVNLASRMESQGVVDAIQVTETTYERLRDRYQFEPRGTVKIKGKGEMQTYLLRGKLTNRSCLQRDQTAVN, from the coding sequence TGTTGCTCAACATTTTGCCAGCACCGATCGTAGAGGAACTAAAACATCGACAGACAGAGCACAATACGAACCACATGGTGCTAGCCCAACGATTTGATGAGGTAACAATTTTGTTTGCTGACATTGTGAACTTTACCCAATGGGCATCACAGGTATCTCCCATCGAGCTGGTCAACGTCCTCAATGCCATTTTTTCTCGCTTTGACCAACTAGCCGATCAGCATGGGTTAGAGAAAATTAAAACCATTGGCGATGCCTACATGGTAGTTGGTGGGTTGCCAACGCCTAGACCAGATCATGCAGTAGCAGTGGCTAACATGGCGCTGGACATGTTGCAGGTCATTCGCGAGTTTCATCAAGATAAGTGCGAACCCTTTTGTCTCCGGATTGGGATTAACACAGGCACTGCCGTTGCCGGGGTAATTGGTATTCGTAAGTTCACTTATGATCTGTGGGGTGATGCAGTCAACTTGGCCAGTCGCATGGAGTCTCAGGGGGTAGTTGATGCCATCCAGGTGACTGAAACCACCTATGAGCGGCTGCGCGATCGCTATCAGTTTGAACCTCGTGGAACGGTCAAGATTAAGGGCAAAGGTGAAATGCAAACCTACTTACTCCGAGGCAAGTTAACTAACCGTTCCTGTCTTCAGCGTGATCAAACAGCCGTTAACTAA